Proteins from a genomic interval of Bacillus methanolicus:
- a CDS encoding Fic/DOC family protein gives MMQSKQSKYWYPGTEVLINNFNIRDPKKLETLERIITGERLAKLYLKPIYGKFDLKHLQAIHKFLFSDIYPFAGKIRDENIAKGGFSFANAQFIEESAKQLFKELANEKHLKGYDFEKFSERAAYYLAEINVLHPFREGNGRTQREFIRSLALKNGYSLEWSRIDREELLSASIRSITDIQPLVNVLKKAIVNREPDRQLMRLFENARGIER, from the coding sequence ATGATGCAATCAAAGCAATCAAAATACTGGTATCCAGGGACCGAAGTATTGATCAATAATTTCAATATTCGTGATCCTAAAAAACTCGAAACATTAGAGCGTATTATTACAGGTGAACGATTGGCAAAGCTATATCTAAAACCGATTTATGGAAAGTTTGATTTAAAACACTTACAAGCAATACACAAATTTCTTTTTAGCGACATTTATCCTTTTGCCGGAAAGATTAGGGATGAAAACATTGCGAAAGGCGGTTTTTCTTTTGCTAATGCACAGTTTATTGAGGAATCGGCGAAACAGCTGTTTAAGGAATTAGCCAATGAAAAGCATTTGAAGGGTTACGACTTCGAAAAATTTTCCGAACGTGCAGCATACTATTTGGCCGAGATTAACGTATTGCATCCTTTCCGAGAAGGAAACGGAAGAACACAACGTGAGTTTATTCGTTCCTTAGCGCTTAAAAATGGATATTCTCTTGAATGGAGCCGAATTGATCGTGAAGAATTATTAAGTGCTTCAATACGATCCATTACTGACATTCAGCCTTTAGTTAATGTATTAAAGAAAGCGATTGTGAACAGAGAGCCTGATAGACAGTTAATGAGGTTATTTGAGAATGCAAGAGGGATAGAAAGGTAG
- a CDS encoding tyrosine-type recombinase/integrase, which translates to MEKYIHWLQQQGKSEHTIRRYKTVLKEFQQWYEGMTGGVPFDPKNVSAIDLQDWKNYLINIARIENPKTGERKKLTISTVNNKIESLKAYFRYLYDTGIIKDNPASSLSVQKQQTPLSPRWLERVEKNKLLHYIDDKEKQKKNPWRYARNRAIIYCMLHAGMRVSEVVELELEDIDFANGYINIRDGKGGKARRIPMNSDLKHALSLWISERKTKETNTNKVFVSQKGGNLTISGVNNLFNKIRHDLKIEELTPHVLRHTFCHDLIEKGFPITYVADLAGHSDLDTTRRYAATSDKEMKIAVESLSSGRYRQTENKKNKGEDER; encoded by the coding sequence TTGGAAAAATACATTCATTGGTTACAGCAACAAGGAAAAAGTGAACATACCATCCGTCGTTATAAAACCGTACTAAAAGAATTTCAACAATGGTACGAAGGAATGACGGGTGGAGTTCCCTTCGATCCCAAAAATGTGTCTGCTATCGATCTCCAGGACTGGAAGAACTATTTAATAAATATTGCGCGTATTGAAAATCCAAAAACAGGGGAAAGGAAAAAACTCACGATTTCTACCGTTAACAACAAAATTGAGAGCCTGAAGGCTTATTTCCGGTATCTTTATGATACCGGTATTATTAAAGATAATCCGGCTTCTTCTCTTTCAGTACAAAAACAACAAACACCATTATCACCGCGTTGGCTTGAACGTGTTGAGAAAAATAAACTTTTGCATTACATTGACGATAAGGAAAAGCAAAAGAAAAATCCGTGGCGCTATGCGAGAAATCGAGCAATCATCTACTGTATGCTTCACGCTGGAATGAGGGTCAGTGAGGTTGTAGAGCTGGAATTAGAGGATATTGATTTCGCAAATGGTTATATCAATATACGTGATGGTAAAGGTGGGAAGGCTAGACGTATTCCCATGAACAGCGATCTAAAACATGCCCTAAGTCTATGGATAAGCGAAAGGAAAACCAAAGAAACGAATACAAATAAAGTCTTTGTCTCTCAGAAAGGCGGCAATCTAACCATATCTGGCGTGAATAACTTATTTAATAAGATTCGACATGACTTAAAAATTGAAGAACTTACACCGCATGTGCTACGGCACACTTTTTGCCATGATCTTATTGAAAAAGGTTTTCCTATTACTTATGTTGCCGATCTTGCGGGTCACAGTGATTTAGATACGACCAGGAGGTACGCGGCCACAAGCGATAAGGAAATGAAAATTGCTGTTGAGTCTTTATCTTCAGGCCGCTATCGACAAACAGAAAACAAAAAAAATAAGGGTGAAGATGAAAGATAA
- a CDS encoding tyrosine-type recombinase/integrase has translation MLNEYVTYLQEKGASPNTIISYTNDLNIFFNDLHIRPGDYVTPTDIRKWIKQMLNPVEGKPLAISTINRRLNSLRSFYVWAVEHHKLEQNPMKDIQDLKSADEDNEKIMWLTEEEFEDLLHRMRKKPVQSRGVDPEEKYRRDRAVVYLLTYAGLRVEELSNLKLTDLDLEMKRIRIVGKGMKVRTVPVSNILLAELEDWLKFRAEMAKKKPHVATSPYVFYSQRSPKFSVRGIQRMIESYSLPNKKLTPHMFRHTFCKWMLKATNNDIEKVRRLAGHSNIATTSRYLKDSYSDLADAVEALPKF, from the coding sequence ATGCTAAATGAGTATGTCACTTACCTTCAGGAAAAAGGTGCTTCCCCAAACACGATCATCTCCTATACGAATGACTTGAATATCTTTTTTAACGATTTACATATCCGTCCGGGCGATTACGTCACGCCGACCGACATCCGCAAATGGATCAAGCAAATGTTGAATCCGGTAGAAGGAAAACCATTGGCCATTTCCACGATCAATCGCCGACTCAATTCGCTGCGAAGTTTTTATGTGTGGGCGGTGGAACATCATAAGCTCGAACAGAACCCAATGAAAGACATCCAGGATTTAAAATCGGCCGATGAAGATAACGAAAAAATTATGTGGCTGACGGAAGAAGAATTCGAGGACTTGTTGCATCGGATGCGGAAAAAACCGGTACAAAGCCGAGGGGTCGATCCCGAAGAGAAATATCGCCGGGACCGCGCTGTGGTGTACTTGCTTACCTATGCAGGATTGCGTGTGGAAGAGTTATCAAATTTAAAATTAACAGACTTAGATTTAGAGATGAAACGAATTCGAATCGTGGGAAAAGGGATGAAGGTAAGAACAGTGCCGGTCTCGAATATCTTGCTGGCAGAACTCGAGGATTGGCTTAAGTTTCGCGCGGAAATGGCGAAAAAGAAACCGCATGTGGCCACATCTCCATATGTTTTTTACAGCCAGCGCTCACCGAAGTTTTCGGTCCGAGGCATTCAACGAATGATCGAAAGCTACAGCCTGCCGAACAAAAAGCTCACGCCCCACATGTTCCGGCATACGTTTTGTAAGTGGATGTTAAAGGCGACGAACAACGACATTGAAAAAGTGCGGCGGCTCGCCGGTCACAGCAATATCGCCACTACGTCTCGATACTTAAAAGACAGTTATAGTGATTTGGCGGATGCTGTTGAGGCCTTGCCGAAATTTTAA
- a CDS encoding serine/threonine protein kinase: protein MNMDRFAPESSAFALAFPGIEIIGVLGKGGQKYVYKAKTHDYGIVAFKIIKTDQDIERTIREIKAASSFSSPHFPMIYDWGEAYLDDEKIIYIIEEYIEGQNLREILNQEVLTMEETIRIGRELLEALSQLAEKRLVHRDIKPENIMISNDGRVFLLDLGIARHLDLTSLTLDMAAFGPLTPGYGAPEQIKNEKRTISSRTDLFSWGVVMYEMIAGYNPFVKGCKNGNEAMSKTLTYQPPKLQNCSSDLSEIIDWCLSKSAHRRPPSPAIVLEKMKEM from the coding sequence ATGAACATGGATCGGTTTGCACCTGAATCTTCAGCATTTGCTCTAGCATTTCCAGGCATTGAGATAATTGGAGTATTAGGTAAGGGTGGACAAAAATACGTCTATAAAGCGAAAACACATGATTATGGAATTGTAGCTTTTAAAATTATTAAAACAGATCAAGATATAGAACGAACAATTCGGGAAATTAAAGCAGCCTCTAGTTTTTCCTCTCCTCATTTTCCGATGATTTATGATTGGGGAGAAGCCTATTTGGATGATGAAAAAATAATTTATATTATTGAGGAATATATAGAAGGTCAAAATCTAAGGGAAATCCTTAATCAAGAAGTATTAACAATGGAAGAGACGATTCGGATAGGTCGGGAATTACTTGAAGCTTTAAGTCAGTTAGCCGAAAAACGTTTGGTTCATCGGGATATAAAACCTGAAAATATTATGATCAGTAATGATGGACGTGTGTTTCTGTTGGATTTAGGGATTGCTAGGCATTTGGATTTAACCAGTTTGACATTGGACATGGCAGCTTTTGGTCCGTTAACACCTGGGTACGGTGCCCCTGAACAGATTAAGAATGAAAAAAGAACTATTTCATCAAGGACCGATTTGTTTTCATGGGGAGTGGTAATGTACGAAATGATTGCTGGATACAATCCTTTTGTAAAAGGATGCAAAAATGGAAATGAAGCAATGTCCAAAACTCTTACTTATCAACCACCTAAGCTTCAAAATTGTAGCTCAGATTTATCTGAGATTATAGACTGGTGTCTTAGTAAATCTGCCCACCGTAGGCCACCAAGTCCGGCAATAGTATTGGAAAAAATGAAGGAGATGTAA